TGGGGACGGACGATTGGTTAGCTTAGAGAGACGGCTTGGGGACGGACGATTAGTTAGCTTAGAGAGACGGCTTAGGGACGGACGATTAGTTAGCTTAGAGAGGCGGCTTGGGGACGGACAATTGGTTAGCTTAGGGAGGCGGCTTGGGGACGGACGATTGGTTAGCTTAGGGAGGCGCTTGGGGGACACTCCGCTGTTTAAGCGGCAGAATCCACTCAATCTTAATCCATGATGGAAGAACTTATGCGACCCGTGAATTCTTTAAGCAACCTCCCCATTCGTCATTCAACATTCGCCTACCTCTGTCGGCATCTGGCGTAATAAGGTTCACTAGTGCTCCTCATTGGCTCATTTGGATAGCGTCCAGTAAATTCAGGTGCACTAGTGCTCTTCATTTCCTCATCTGGCCCGTATCCGGTGAATTCAGGTGCACTAGTGCTCTTTATTTCCTCATCTGACCCGCATCCGGTGAATTCAGGTGCACTAGTGTTCCTTATTTGCCCATTTGGGCTGCGTCCAGTAAATTCAGGTGCACTAATCCCTTTGATCTCACCAGCTGCCTGATCTCTGCTGAATCAGAGGGACTTATCCCTTTGATCTCACCAGCTAGCCTGATCTCGGCTGAATCAGAGGGACTTATCCCTTTGATCTCACCGTCTAGCCTGATCTCGGCTGAATCAGAGGGATTTTTCCCTTTGTTCTCACCGTCTAGCCTGATTTCAACAGAATCAGAGGGACTAATCCCTTTGATCTCACCGTCTAGCCTGATCTCGGCTGAATCAGAGGGATTTATCCCTCCAATCTCACCAGCTAGCCTGGTTTCACCATGTAGTCTAGTTCACCAGCAAGCCTACTCTCACCATGTAGACCATCTAATCGACCTCGGTGTACCAAAGAAACCTCTCCTGTGAAATGGCAGATTCCATTTCACCAAAGAGAGGTTTCTTTTCGTTTTTTAAGATTGCACTACGCCTTAGTTCCCTTCAAGCTCCGGCCAGCCGGAGACGGTCTCCTCTGCGTTCAGTTGAACGTAAGGCGGCAATTCGCCGCCCCGCAGCAGCCACAGCTCATGCAGGGCACGTGTGCAGCCTACATACATCAGCTTCGCATCCCAGGCCGCCGCTCCGTAATGGGCGTTGTCTGCATCTGCCAGAATGACGGCATCGAACTCCAGTCCCTTGGACAAGTAGACAGGCAGGATCGACAAGCCGCCGCGGTATTCCGTGATGCTGCCGTCAATCAGATGAAGATCCTCGAACTGCGTGGCGAGCTCAGCGTACAGCACAGAGGCTTCCCGCAGGCTGCGGGTTAATACCGCTACTGTGCGGTATTCGCGCCCGGAGAGCTGCGCCAGCGCGCTCTTGACCGCGCTGAGCCGCTTGTCCGTGCCTGAAGCCGTTCCCGGCAGCACATCCTCCTCATAGGAGATCAGCCGCACAGGATTCCCGCTGCGGAAGACCGGAACGGCCAGCAGCTCACTGCCGACGCCCGCCGACAGAATGCCGTTAGCGAATTCAATAATTTCCATCGTTGAGCGATAGCTTCGGGTAAGTGCGTGGTATGCGGTGTATTCTTCAGCGAACAGCGTCTGCATCTCTCTCCACGCATGTACTCCCTTGTAGGCGTGGATGCCCTGCGACAAGTCCCCCAGAATGGTGAAGGAATGTCCCTTCACATATAGATCCAGTACGGCAATCTGAAACGGGGAGAAGTCCTGCGCTTCATCGATTACGATATGGTCAAAGCGCTCGATACCCTCATTGCCATTCAGAAGATAATGGATATAGAGCAGCGGAGGAAGATCCTCTTCGCGCAAAACCCCCTTCTTCAGCTCCTTGACGGTCTCCTTCAGCACGGCGGGCGGAATCTCTTCCGGTGCTGCTGCCGGCCAGTCCTCCGGCGCTTTCGCCGCCCGGAAGATCTGCTTGTAGATGGCGAGCGGCTCGTATTTCGGCCATTTGGCGCTGTAAGCCTTCTCGCGTGCCGCCCCCTTCTTCTTGCGCTCCTTCAGCGCAGCCGCTGATGGACTCTTCTTAAGCTCCATCTCGATCCAGCGGTGCAGCCGCGCCATCACGCGCTCCTTGCGCTTCGCCGGAGGATACGGCGCATATTCCTCGTTGTGCCAGCGCAGAATCACCTGGCGGCTCAGCACCGCCCCATCCCAAGGGCTGAAATCGCCCTCCGGCACAGCGCTGGTCTCCAGCAGCTTGACGCTGGATTCAATGACGCTCATCAGCACCGTCGAGCCTTTGAAGCGCCCGGGGGTCTCCTCCGTGATGACCGGCATCGCTCCCGCCGTCTCGAACCAGCGGCTCATGACCTCCGAAGCATCCTGCTCCGGCAAGTCCACATCCAGCACCTCGGCCGCCCAGTCCGGGAACGTGCTCTGGGCAATGTTCCCCACGCCCAGCTCCGGCAGCACATCTGAAATATAGTCCAGGAACATGCGGTTGGGGGCAAAAATTATCATTTTCTCCGCCGAGACCTGCTCCTTGTATTGATACAATAAGAACGCCAGCCGGTGCAGCGCAACGGTGGTCTTACCGCTGCCCGCGACCCCCTGGATGATCAGCGCCGTGTTCTTGGCCGCCCGGATAATCTTGTCCTGCTCCTCCTGGATCGTGGAGACGATGTCCCGCAGCCGGTTATCCTTGTTCTCCCCCAGCCGGTAGACCAGGAATTCATCCGATACCGCCGGTGCGTCGCTGTCACGGTTATACGTATCCGCCACCCGCTCCAGGATCTGCTTGCGGATCACCACGTTACGCTTGAGATAGACCAGCCCTTCGATCAGCCCCTCTGGTGCTTCATACGAGGCTGCTTCCGTTCCTCCGGTAAAAGAATAAAACAGGCTCGCCACCGGTGCCCGCCAGTCAATGACAAGCGGACGGTCGCTTACCTGCTCGCGGTCTACGCCGATTTTGCCGATATAGAGTGCCTTGCGGTCTTGCTCGTCATTGCCCTGAAAATCAAGCCGTCCGAAATAAGGCTCCTGCCTAAGCTTGGCAAGATCTTTGCGCCTCTGCTCCCTTGAATCCTCCAGCACTTGCTCCGTATAATCGTGTCCTGTGTAGACCGGAGTTCCGCGCAATCGTTCAAGGGTAGAGTCAATCTCTGTCAGCGCGTGGTTCAGCCTGTCTTCTTCCTCTTGATAGGCACTTTGAAAGTTGTCTTCCAATTTCAGTTACCTCCTAAAAGTTTTGCGGGCATTCGCTTCCTGAATCTCTCCGAGCAAAACTCGCTCCAGAAGCATGCACCTTAAGTTATGTGAGCTGTACATCATAACACAGCAGAGAGGGGAAAGCCATATTTTTCAAACTGCTGCCCGCGCTGCGAATAAGCGGAAGCAGAAGGGGAAGCAGCGCTCCCCCCCTCCCGCCTTTGCCGTTAGCCCATCAGCGCATGCAGCACGAAGTTCGCAATGAACAGTCCGGCAATGCCGTACAATGCAGGAGGAACCTCTTTGCCTTTGCCGGTAGCCAGCTTCACCAGCGGATAGGTGATGAAGCCAAACGCCATGCCGTCCACGATGCTATAAGTGAAGGGAATCATCACCATGACCAGGAACGCCGGGAACAGCTCCGTCATGTCGCTGAGATCCATCTCGCGCACACTCTGCACCATCAGGCCGCCGATAACAATCAGAATCGGCGCAATCGCGCTGTCCGGCACATAAGCCAGCAGCGGGATGAACAGGAAGGTCGCCCCGAACAGCAGGCCGGTGACGAGTGAGGTTAAGCCGGAGCGGCCCCCTGCCGCAATTCCGGCGGTGGATTCGGCAGCGGCGACCACCGGACTGCTGCCGAACAGACCTGCCGCGATGTTGGCGAGCGAGAGCGCCCGCAGACTGCTTTTGAAGCGTTCCGGGCGTCCTGCCATCAGCGTCTGGGAAGCGATCAGGCCGATATTCTCAAACACCACAATCAGCAGCAGCAGGAAAACGGCAATCCAGAAGACGAGGCTGACGAATCCGCTCCAGTCCATACTGGCGAACACGCTGCCGTAACCGCTGAACACATGCCCCGGCTCGGTATTCTTCGGCGCATGGGCGGCTCCCAGC
This genomic interval from Paenibacillus sp. FSL H8-0332 contains the following:
- a CDS encoding UvrD-helicase domain-containing protein translates to MEDNFQSAYQEEEDRLNHALTEIDSTLERLRGTPVYTGHDYTEQVLEDSREQRRKDLAKLRQEPYFGRLDFQGNDEQDRKALYIGKIGVDREQVSDRPLVIDWRAPVASLFYSFTGGTEAASYEAPEGLIEGLVYLKRNVVIRKQILERVADTYNRDSDAPAVSDEFLVYRLGENKDNRLRDIVSTIQEEQDKIIRAAKNTALIIQGVAGSGKTTVALHRLAFLLYQYKEQVSAEKMIIFAPNRMFLDYISDVLPELGVGNIAQSTFPDWAAEVLDVDLPEQDASEVMSRWFETAGAMPVITEETPGRFKGSTVLMSVIESSVKLLETSAVPEGDFSPWDGAVLSRQVILRWHNEEYAPYPPAKRKERVMARLHRWIEMELKKSPSAAALKERKKKGAAREKAYSAKWPKYEPLAIYKQIFRAAKAPEDWPAAAPEEIPPAVLKETVKELKKGVLREEDLPPLLYIHYLLNGNEGIERFDHIVIDEAQDFSPFQIAVLDLYVKGHSFTILGDLSQGIHAYKGVHAWREMQTLFAEEYTAYHALTRSYRSTMEIIEFANGILSAGVGSELLAVPVFRSGNPVRLISYEEDVLPGTASGTDKRLSAVKSALAQLSGREYRTVAVLTRSLREASVLYAELATQFEDLHLIDGSITEYRGGLSILPVYLSKGLEFDAVILADADNAHYGAAAWDAKLMYVGCTRALHELWLLRGGELPPYVQLNAEETVSGWPELEGN
- a CDS encoding NCS2 family permease — translated: MKSNIWRNSVGMEPGDNWKQEWAAGILSYFASVYIVMVNAAILADAGMPLRAGMVATLLTAVTGCLLMAFGGKTPIIVVPGMGINAFFTYTLVHSMKLDWREALAVVVVTGVLFAIVAFTSLYRILSDAIPHNLQHAITVGIGLFLTFIGLQKSGIVIAHATTFVAIGHFSDPAVITSVVTLLLALVLFIRGTRGGLLISMLVGTGLAYLLGAAHAPKNTEPGHVFSGYGSVFASMDWSGFVSLVFWIAVFLLLLIVVFENIGLIASQTLMAGRPERFKSSLRALSLANIAAGLFGSSPVVAAAESTAGIAAGGRSGLTSLVTGLLFGATFLFIPLLAYVPDSAIAPILIVIGGLMVQSVREMDLSDMTELFPAFLVMVMIPFTYSIVDGMAFGFITYPLVKLATGKGKEVPPALYGIAGLFIANFVLHALMG